The stretch of DNA CATCCTGCGTCTTGCCGTTGACGGCGACGGGCATCTCACTGCCCACCCAGCCGCGCTTGAGGGAGCTGCGCAACACGGCTCCCACGGCACCGGGCTGACCCTCGATCTGTGAATAGGCCGCTTTCTCGGCGCGACGCCCGAGAATGATGAGCATTGCGAGCACTCCGGCGAGTACTCCGGCGACGATCCACAATGCCAGAGTCAGACCGTTGCCCGGGGCGGTGAGGAGGGCGAATGCGACGGTCACAACGATCGGCAGGATGAACGCGAGCACCAGGTACAGGGTGATCCGCGAGTCGTAGCGTCTCGTCATCTGAAAGACCTGCCACATTTGCTTCAAGCGGCCGGGCTCTTTTGGTTTGCGGGGAGTCTTATCCTTGCTGCGTGCCATGCCTCTAAGACTATCGAGTCACGGTATGCCTCGTGACCGATTCGGCACTCGGTCCGCTCCCTCTCCCGGTCCGCCCTGAGCGAACTGTGCACCGGTTCTCGCGTGCGCACGACGTCACCATGCCGCCCGCGGGACCATAGCCCGATGATCAGAACTGAGGCCAGCTCACCGGTGACGCACAGTGGAGGCGAGGCGACCGGCACCATGAACGTCATCGCCGGCTACCGGGTTGTGCGCAAACTCGGTGTGAGCCGTGACGCCGAGGTGCATCTCGGCTTCGCCCTCACGCCGGTTGCGGTGCACGACCCACCGTCGCGCACGGTCGCGCTCAAGCTGTTCTCACCCGGCACCGACGGAGCCAGAATTGAACGCGAGATGAGCATTCGCACGTCTCTTCCTCCCGGAACTGCCGCCGCGGTACTCGATGTGGCTCGTCTGGCGGATGGCCGCGTGTGCGTTGTTCTCGAGTATCTGGGTGGCGGATCCCTCACCCAAGTCCTCAGCCGCGGGGT from Leifsonia psychrotolerans encodes:
- a CDS encoding DUF4191 domain-containing protein, with product MARSKDKTPRKPKEPGRLKQMWQVFQMTRRYDSRITLYLVLAFILPIVVTVAFALLTAPGNGLTLALWIVAGVLAGVLAMLIILGRRAEKAAYSQIEGQPGAVGAVLRSSLKRGWVGSEMPVAVNGKTQDAVYRAVGRGGVVLISEGPRSRTGRMIDDERRKVAKVLGTIAVTTIAVGPDSDAVPLHKLARKLTRIKPTLTKAEVLAVNNRLSSLGTQLPIPKGVDPFKARPQRGR